GAAGATAGAAATCTTTGACTCATGGTCACTCTAGGTTTAACTGTTTAAGTATGCAGCTTTaagtttacaaaaaaaaaaattaccgactcgaaaaatttaaattgcaTTATAGACCATAAATGTTTGTCATATTACAAACTTGTGTCatgaatttcaaattttgtcCCTATGCTTTATATTCTACGCAAGTTTAGCCCTCCTCTCTCTACAGACTACAGGTTCCCTCCTCCACTCTTATAATCTAGAAAAAAGTAGTAGTCTTGACCGCTGCGCTGATCAGAAATGCTGCGTCCCTTTGAAACTTGttcatcaaatttctcatCATATTCAAACCCATCACAAGGGCCATGACTGTTTTCACCCTTAATGATTCTGAGACCGAAATCGAAGCCTCTCGAGGTAAAGtcgatttcttcttttcttctttggttTCTTATCCTCTCCTGTTAATTGGGATTATGATCTTAGTTTTCATGGGTTCTTTTGGTCTCGTGTGTTATTATAGCTTGGCAGTTTCTTTGGTTAAGTTTATGCAGAATGTTCCAGAAAATTTAAGGAGTTTTTAGTTGCTGTTTGTTGATGGGTTTTTCTGGGTTGATTGAGTTGTTATAGCTGTAGAGTTCCTTTGGTAAATTTATAGCAGAGGCTTTAGAACATGTTTATATATGTAGCTTCTGTAGCTAGCTTAGACTAGTCTAGGACAGCTTTCCCATTATTTGTAAAATGGTATCTACTTCTGGTTTGGTTTTGTAAGTAGTAATGGAAATAATTGGTGGGAATAATCAGGTACCAGTATGGAAGATCTTCAATTGAAGGTCCCCAGAGGAAGAGGTTGCTGCCACACCTTAAAGACCTACACCAGGTATTATGTTCGTAGTTGTGTCTCTTAATCTCATGTGACTTAAGTCATGCTTGAGCATTGGCACCGGTGTTGTTCACTTTGTTTCTCTGAATGTTGGTCTCAGGAAAACAAGACACTTATGAAGCTTGTTGCAGACAAAGAGTATCCTTTGATGTCTACATGTTCTTTTTGGGTGAATTGATCACATTACTATATTGAATTGGTACGGCAGTTGTTCCGTCTGTTGTTTTGCTTAATTCTGCTCGGTAGTAAGCGCATTGCATCATACATGATAGATTTCGAAGAGCTGAACAGTTTGAAAATCATTGTCAACAAATTGGAGAAATAAAATCTCAAACTTACCCAAGCAAACAGCTAGATGTTGCAAAAGCTACGGAGTTTGAGAAACCATGTGCAGAAAGTACAACAACCAAATATACAACCTGTCCAAGAAACAATCCAAGTGTAGGAAGTACAACAACCAAATTTGCAACCCGCCCAAGAAATATTCCAGGTAAATGAAATACAGCAGCCATTTTTGGATTATATGCAACCTGCACAAGTAAGAATCCAGGTGCAGGAATTACAACCGCCAAATATGGAAGCTGGCCAAGTAAGAATCCAAATGCAGGAAGAAGAACCGGATTTAGAAAATAGCCAGATGTTGCTGGTACGTTTCTCATATAACAGTTGTTCAGTGTACAAGATTTGTTTGTATGATTGAAAGATTCTACTTAATTTTGTAGGAACTCGGATCAAATACAGATATGTTAACTTCTACTGATCGAGCAGTCCGGGAGTGTATAGACATGATTGAACAGCTTCAAGGTTTGCCAAATAGTTTGACATAGAATGTTTAATCCTGGTTTGTTTGAGATTTAACAACACTTCTGACATAATTTTCGTCCAGCTTCGGGCCCTCCTGCTGATGAAGTAATCCAGCAAGTCAAGGCAAGGCTTCAAGGTCTGTCGactctcaacttcaaatcCGACTTGACATTTGAATTATCTCTACTGTATCAACGAATTTAACATATTTCCCTGCAGCTTTAGGCCCTCTTACTCTTGATGCCGTTCAGCAGATAAGAGCGGGGTTCCGTAAGCTTCAGAAATTGCAGTGTCCAAGGTGTGAATCTAATAACACTAAATTCAGTGTTTTGAAAGCCAAAAGAATATCTGCGCCAAGATATCACTGCAAAAATTGTAAAGATCTTCTCCAACAAGAAATAAGGAAACCTGTTGTGCTTGGAGGCGTGAATAGGAAAGATCTTCTCCAGCAACGTTTTCAACGTGTTCAGCGTAGAAGGATGAAGACTTGAAAAATATCTATATTATTAACATTATAAGGTCTCAGCTCGATATAAGTCTTGTTCCCATTAGCCTCATTTATTGAGtattaccaaaacaaactTACTTAACCATAGTTGTTGCAGTTGTCAGTTTGACAATACTCTGTATGTACTATATGTAAACTTTCCAATATGGAATTTCTATAATTACAATCCTTCACTGTCCACGGTTTGTACAATGAAGCCCcaatgactttttttttgcttGTGTGTCATCATCGAGAGCCCTTTTTAAGAAGCTCTGAGGAGAAAGcagatggttttttttttatctttaaaCCTTGCCATTTCTATGACAGGTTAGAGTGGCCTTACATTTGAGGCTGTCTTACACAAGGTTCTGTCGTTCTTGGGTGGATATTGTGTTGGCTAATGGCTACGGTGAAGTCAGTCGGTCACTCTGATAAATCAGTGGTTCTCCTAATGGTGAAGTTAGTCAGTCACTACTTATTCATTCTTGCTGCGGAAGGGTTATGGTCCTAAATTTCTTTCAGTTCAGCGAGGAGAGTCGTACGAGGCCTTTCTATGTTTCCCACAGTTCCTATCATTCACCACTTCTGTGAACGACAGCTTTCGTTTTGGAGAAATTTCTATTCGTGAATGTCAAGCTCCCAAAGCACATTTTATataggtgtaaaaacagttttggtccttctactttcaaatttaatctgtatatcctttaactcttattttttaacagttttattcctttattttcaaattaaacttgtatatcctttaactcttattttttaacagttttgtccttctttttttaacagtttagtcaattccgttagttgaccgtaaaaaaattccgttaagccgttaaaataccgagaatacccccaattcaaataagattttttttctttcttttctcatgcctttttttatttctcttttggtttttcttggttttaaatttaattcatcatatgtgctatccaatatatataattgtaatcaacacaaattatcaaattaattgtaaacaagaagagaattaatgacaattgcttaacatcaagttggaaataaataatttgaaactatttttgcatcaaagtatggatatgatagtagaagtcttttttgtcttagcattatagaaattaatcaaaatatgtttgtagagCATCATAATATAAAAGAAGTTTATAACTGGATTTGAGTACTGGTACtcacatgtcattttaggcattatccaattgattataagatgtttacaattaatttgataatttgtgttgattacaattatatatatttgatagcacatatgatgaatgaaatttaaaaacaagaaaaataaaaagaaagaccaaaagagaaaataaaaaaggcataagaaaaaaagaaaaaaatatgatttgaatttggggtat
This genomic interval from Argentina anserina chromosome 1, drPotAnse1.1, whole genome shotgun sequence contains the following:
- the LOC126798904 gene encoding dof zinc finger protein DOF3.6-like, which encodes MQPAQVRIQVQELQPPNMEAGQVRIQMQEEEPDLENSQMLLELGSNTDMLTSTDRAVRECIDMIEQLQASGPPADEVIQQVKARLQALGPLTLDAVQQIRAGFRKLQKLQCPRCESNNTKFSVLKAKRISAPRYHCKNCKDLLQQEIRKPVVLGGVNRKDLLQQRFQRVQRRRMKT